DNA sequence from the Pseudoduganella plicata genome:
CGGCTGCGTGGGGAGATCGACCGGCTGCTGGGCGAACGCGACGATGCCAACGCCGCCATCGAGCATGCCATCGACTGGTTGCACGAACACCTGGGGCTTGCCGACGACGCCGCGCGCCAGATCGTCGACTACCTGGCGCGGGCCCGTGCCGCGCTGACGGCGCTGCCGACGTGCGAAACACTCGTGCTGGAGCGCTTCTTCGACGAATCCGGCGGCATGCAGCTGGTGCTGCACTCGCCGTACGGCAGCCGCATCAACCGCGCCTGGGGGCTGGCGCTGCGCAAGCGCTTCTGCCGCACGTTCAATTTCGAACTGCAGGCGGCGGCCACCGAGGACGCGATCGTGCTGTCGCTGTCGGACAGCCACAGCTTCCCGCTCGACGAGGTATGGCGCTACCTGCGCGCAGACAGCGCGGAGCACATCCTGGTCCAGGCGCTGCTGGATGCGCCGCTGTTCAACGTGCGCTGGCGCTGGAACGCGACGACGGCGCTGGCCCTGCCCCGCTTTGCCGGCGGTCGAAAGGTGGCGCCGCAGCTGATGCGCATGAAAAGCGACGACATGCTGGCCGCCGTCTTTCCCGACCAGGCAGCGTGCCTGGAAAACATCGTCGGCGAACGCGAGCTGCCCAGCCACCCGCTGGTGGACCAGACGCTGGACGACTGCCTGCACGACGCGATGGACAGCGAAGGCTGGCTGGCGCTGCTGCGCCGTATCGAGGCCGGCGAAGTCCGCCTGCTGTCACGCGACTTGCCCGCGCCGTCGCCACTGGCGATGGAGATCCTGAACGCGCGCCCGTACGCGTTCCTGGATGACGCACCGCTGGAGGAACGCCGCACGCAGGCCGTTATCAACCGCCGCTGGACCGATCCGGCGTCGGCCGACGATCTGGGCGCCCTCGACGCCGGCGCCATTGAAGCGGTGGCGGACGAAAGCTGGCCGGAAGCGCGCAATGCCGACGAGATGCACGAGGCACTTGTCGCACTGGCCTGCATTACCACCGCCGAAGCGGCACGCAACCCCGACTGGGAAGGCTGGCTGGCCACGCTGTCGGCGGGCGGCCGGGCCACGCTGCTGCAAGGCGACGGCTATGCGTTCTGGGTGGCGCTGGAACGGCTGGCGTGCCTGCAGACCGCGTATCCCGACGCCGTCGCCACGCCAGTACTGACGCTGCCCGAACGGCTGGCCGCCGAGGAACCGTGGACCCGTGACGCGGCGCTGGTCGAAGTCCTGCGCGCACGGCTGGCCGGCTTCGGTCCACAGACGCTGGCGAAGATCGCCGCGCCGCTGGCCCTGCCGGAAAGTACTGCTGCCATCGCGCTGGCGCAGCTGGAAGCGCAGGGCTATGTCATGCGTGGCCGCTTCACGCCCGGTGCCCCCGACGAGGAGTGGTGCGAGCGCCACCTGCTGGCGCGCATCCACCGCTACACGATCAGGAGCCTGCGCCGCGAGATCGAGCCCGTCGAGCGGCAGGACTTCATGCGCTTCCTGTTCGAATGGCAGCACGTGGCGGAGAATACGCGGCTGCAGGGCGCCGACTCCCTCGCCGTCGCGCTGGCACAGCTGGAAGGCTACGAGGCGGCAGCCGGAGCATGGGAAAGCGAACTGCTGGCCGCGCGGGTCAAGGATTATTCGATGCTGTGGCTCGATGACCTGTGCCGCGCCGGCCGCATCGTCTGGACCCGCGTGGGCGCGCCCGCCAGCGCCAGCGGCGGCCCGGTGCGCGGCACGCCGCTGGTACTGCTGCCGCGCCGGCAGCTGGCGCTGTGGCATGCGCTGCCTGCCGTGGCCAGCGAAGTGGAGGTATCGTCGCGCGCGGTGCGGGTGCTTGACGCGCTGCGCAACCACGGCGCCATGTTCTTCGACGAGCTGTCGCACGAGGCCCGCCTGCTGGGCGCGGAACTGGAGGACACGCTGGGGGAGCTGGTGGCGACGGGCCTCGTCAACGCCGACAGCTATGCCGGCCTGCGCGCCATGCTGGTGCCGGCCAATAAACGCAACACGATGGACCGGCGCCGCCGTCGCGGTGGCGGTCCGACAATGGAGGAAGCGGGCCGCTGGGCGCTGGTGCGGCGGGCCGATGGCGTGACCATCCGCGAGCGCGGCATGGACACCCCCGCAGCGGCGCCGCCACCCGGCCGCCGTCCGCGCACGGAGCCGCAGACGCTGGAACACATCGCCATGACGCTGTTGCGCCGCTACGGCGTCATGTTCTGGCATCTGCTGGAACGGGAAGCGGCGTGGCTGCCCGCGTGGCGCGAACTGTTGCCCGTCTACCACCGGCTGGAAGCGCGCGGCGAAATCCGCGGCGGGCGCTTCGTTGCCGGGCTGTCGGGCGAGCAGTTCGCGCTGCCCGAAGCGATCCCGCTGCTGCGCGAGATGCGCCGTCGCCCGCATGACGGCAGTCTCGTGCTGGTTTCCGGTGTCGATCCGCTCAACCTGTGCGGCACGTTGCTGCCCGGTGACAAGGTGCCCGCGCTGGCCGGTAACCGCGTGCTGTTCCGCGACGGGGTGCCGGTCGCGACCGTGGTCGCGGGCAAGTTCCACTACCTGCACGCGCCCGCGCCAGCGGAGCGCGAGCTGCTGCATGCGCGCCTGGTGGCGCAGCACTGAAGAGCCACGTCAGCATTCGCGCTTGCCGAATACCCGCTCCAGCGCCATGCGGCTGCGCTCTTCGCGCCAGGCCGCCAGCTCCGGCGGACCGTCGTCGGGCGCTTCCAGCGTGACGACCAGGCGGCACGGCGCATCGATGCCGAAGACCAGCAGCTGGCCCGGGTCGATGCGCAGGTCGGCGGGCGCGATGGCCGTTCCGGCGGCGGCATGCACGGGTGTCGCCGCGAGGCGCATGCCCTCGGCGATGGCGCGCGGGTCGGGATAGTTCACCCGCAGCCGTCCGACCGCCGTGCCCAATGTGTTCTCGATGCGGTAGATGCCCGGCCGCATGGGCGTGCACGCGTAGCCATCGCCTTGCTGCAGCGCGCGCGAATCCCACAGTGGCTGGTCCGGCTGCGCGCCGAACAGCAAGGCGTGGCAGCCGTCGGCGGCGGCACGGGCCGCCAGATTGATCCTGCCGCCAGGCGCCAGGAAGGCTTCATCCAAGGCGGTTTGCCAGTGGCCGGCGTCGTCCGCCAGGTCGATCGCGTGGCGTGCCTGGCCGCCTTCACGGACGACAAGATCGACCTGGCGGCGCGGCGACACGCGCCGGCCTGCGGTTGTCAGCCTCCAGTGGCCGGTCTCGCGCATCGGATGGGCAATGGACGCCAGGCCGGCCAGCGCGGCGCTGTCGAATCGGGTCCGGGTCAGCATGGTCGGTATCATGGCGGGCTCCGTCAAAGGCCAAGGTCGAATCGGATGTGCAGTGTGTCGGCATCGAAGCGGGCGTCGGGATCGACGATGTTCGCCCGCGGGGCGTCGAGCGTCGTCTGCGGGACGGCGGGCTGCGGATCGGCAAAGCCGCCGAAATCGGCCACGTCGATATCGATCGAGGGCAGCAGGCCGTAAGGGTCGGGAATGTCGAACATCGTTTTCTCCAGGATCGCCTTGGCAATCAGCCCTGCCAGTATGTTCTGGATGCCGATATCGACGTTGAGGCGGCGCGTCAGCCACTCCTGCACGTCGTCGCCGATGTCGAGGACATCCAGCAACAGCTCCGTCACGGTCGGAAAGCCGAGGATACCCAGCGCCGCGTCGACCAGGAACATGGGTGGATGGGCCGCGACGAAACTGGCGGCCGCCGCCGCGAGCGCCGCCTGCAGCAGGGCGGGCAGCTTGCCGAACGTGTCCTGGATCGAGATCGGATCGACGTCGACGGACTGCTTGTACACCTTCAGTTTCAGCGTGTCGCCTTCCGACACGAGGCCGATGCTGAACCGTCCCGACACCTCCGTCACGACGTACGGAATGATCGCGTTCAGGTTGATCGTCAGCGGTCCGATGTCCATGTCGGCCCCGAACAGTTGCCCGCCCGGAAACTCCCACTTGCAGTCGTCGCCGCTTTCCCAGGGAAGCTGCACCCGCAGGATACAGAACCGGCCCACGGTTACCGCCGGAATGTCGAAACCGAGGCGGAGGACCAGCTGGTCCCAGCCGATCTTCAGCTCGTCGAGCCAGAAGCTGTCGCCGTCCTCGAAGTCGATATCGCCGGCACCGGCGACGTGAAGCGCGCCGTCGACGCCGAACGCGAGACCGGCGAACGACACGGTTTTACTGAACGGCAGCGACGGCGTGGGCACGATACGGTTGTAGATCGTCTCGAAGGCGGCTTCGGAAACGGAGAGGGAAACGTCGCTCATGGCAACCTCACGCGAATGCCAGGTCGAGCCACACGTGCAGCGCGTTGTTCTCGACGGCGGGATTGTTCGGCAAGCCGGCGCTGAGCGACGGCGTCACGGCGGTCAGCCCCAGCGTATGGATGGGAACCGCCTGCAGCGCCAGCACGAGCTGCGGCAGGATCGCGCCCTTCAGCATGGCGATCAGGTAGCACTCCACCGCCCCTTCCAGCCCGGCCGGCTTGATATCGGCGATTTCCAGGCCATCCAGTTCGAGGCCGATCTGCTGCGGCATGCCGCCGATACCGGTGATGAGGTGGCCGACAACGAAAATGCGGATCAGGAAGCATTCCAGGCGGTCCACCGGCAGCACGGGCAGATCCCAGGCGTGACTATGCGTGGACAACACCGGCGGCGCCACCGCGGCGGGCGGCACGCAGGCCAGGCCGAACTCGATCATCGCCTCCAGCGCGAAGCGCTGCGGCGCCAGCGGCCCGGGCAACTCGGGCGGCAAGGCGATCGTGTCGCCGGGATGGAAGTCGAAGCGCAGGTGGATCAGCTGGATGGCGCAGGGAAGCCTGATTGGCACCCCCGGCAGCTGGAATGGCGGAATGCGGCGGTAGCGCGGCACGCCCGGCGGAGGCGGTGGATCGACCTCCGTGCACACCACCCAGTTCTCCTCGTAGCCGATGACGGCGCCCGCGTCGTCGAGCCGCGGACGCAGCGACGGGGCCACGTAATTGAACAGGTAAGGCGCGCGCGCGTGCAGGAAGCCGGCGATGCGGTTCAGCGCATCGTCCGTGACGGCGGCATACAGATCGGCCATGGCAGCCTCCTTGCGTTCGATCGTTTGACGGCATTATTGGCCGTTTCGATCCGTCCGGTTGTCTTCGTTTGTCATGGCGGGCCTGGTGTATCGGCCACGCCACGGCCCCCCGCCTCGACGGAACGGGCCGGTTCTGCCATCATGGACGTCCACCGAACCGCGAGGGAGCCCGATGACCAGTCCAGCCACGCCCACCTTCTGGCGCGACGCGGCCGTGCCGTTCCTGGAGGCGCGCGCCATCGACGACGGCCGCCACGTCTGCTATGCGAGGCACGCGCACGAGACGTTCTCGATTGGCCTGATCACGGGCGGCGCCAGCGAATACGTGAACGGCACCACGCGCCGGCAGGTGCGCGCGGGCAGCGTCGTGCTGATGAATCCAGGCGACGTCCACGCCTGCAACCCGCTGGGCGACGAACCATGGGCGTACCGGATGTTCTATGTGGATTGCGAGTGGCTGGGCAAATTGCAGCAGGACCTGGATGGTGGCGCGAGCGCGGCTTTCCGCCCCTACGCGGCCGCGGCCAGTGAGGACCCCGCCCTGCATGCGGGTCTGGCGGCGATGTACGACACGTGCGTCGATCGGCACGCGGACCCGCTGGCAAAACACGGCGCGGCCATCGCGTTCTTCACGTCGCTGCACGAGACGCTGCGGCCGGTAGCGGCAAGGGCCCCTGCTCCCGCCGACGACCAGTTGCGCCGCGCGGCGGACTACATCGGTGCGCACTGCATGCGCGCGCTGAAGCTCGACGAGATCTGCGCGGCGGCGGGCCTGTCGCCGTCGCACCTGATCCGCAGCTTCAAGGCCCGCTACGGCATGACGCCGCACGCGTGGCTGGTCAACTGCCGCATCCAGCTGTGCCGGCGGCGCCTGAAGGCGGGCGAACCGATTGCCGACGTGGCGCTGGCGGCCGGCTTCGCCGACCAGGCGCACCTGCAGCGGGCGTTCAAGCTGCACGTCGCCGCCACGCCTGGCCAGTACCGGGCTAGCGCGCCAGCAGCCACAGTGCGCTCCCGGCCAGCAGCAGCGCCATCGCGCGGTTGAAGCGGCGGATGCGCGCGGCGTCGGAAAGGTACCCGCGCAGCATCGCCCCCGCGTATGCCCAGCAGGCGATCGACAGGTAGCAAACGACAAAATAGATGGCGGCAAAGCGCCACACCAGCACGGGGTCGCCGTCGGCCACATAGGCACCCATCCCCGCCACGGATGCCAGCCACGCTTTCGGGTTGAACCACTGCATGGCGGCGCCGGACAGCCAGGACGGACCGGCGGCCGCGTCGAACGACAGACGGCCGTCGTCGATGGCGAGCTTCCACGCCAGATAGCACAGGAAGCCGATGCCGGCCCAGCGGATCGCCACGATCGTCTGCGGCCAGCGCAGCATGACCTCGTACAGGCCGAGCCCCGTCAGGAGCAGCAGCAGCGTGAAGCCGACGGTGGCGCCGCCCACGTGGCGCATGCTGGCCGCCAGCCCGTGGCGGGCGCCGGCGCTCAGGGCGACGATATTGACGGGACCGGGCGTGATGGATGAGGCCAGCGCGAAGGCGGCCATGGAGAGGTAGAGGGATGCGGTGGTCATGCGTGGCTCCTGGTTTTTGGAAGCATGACGATAGATTTCGGCGGGCGCGCCGTATTGAAGAAAATTGCCGTGGATGCCGTGATGACCGTCCCCGCCCAAAACCCCTACAATAGCCATCCCATCACACGCCACAAGACCATGACCGCCAGCGACCTCCCCTTCCGCGCCACCGTTTCCGAATCCTGCGCTTGGCTGGAACAGCAGACCGGCTCGCCCTGGACCCTGGCGCGGCTGCTGGAACACGAGCTGACGCCGTATGTCTGGCTCGACTACGACGCGGCGTATCCGGAACTGTTCGGCGAGGCGAACGGCGGCTACGCGGCACCGATTTTCTTCGAGGGCGATATCGCCCGGCTGGCGGCAGGCAGCGAGGACGTGCTGATGACGATGACGAAGGACGCGTACAAGATCGTGGCGCGGCTACCGGCGCCCGGCTTCCGGCGCCCGCTCGACGCGCTGCGTTTCCAGAAGAAGGACGTGGAGCGGCTGGCGGGCAAGCTGAAACATGCGGCGCTGCCGGTGAAGACGCCGGTGGCGGCGGAATCGCCGTTCGGCATCGGCAAGGAGGAAGTGCTGGCGGCGTTCGCGTCGTTCGTGCGCATGGACCTGGCGAAGGCGCTGGACGATGCGATCGGCGTGTTTGGCGACGATGGCGCGCGCGTCAAGGCCAGCGCGAAGAAGTCGAAGCGCAACGCCGTATGGAATCCGGTGACGCTGGCCCTCGGCCTGCACGACGTCTACCGCACCCCACTCGGGCCGCTGAAACGTGCGTTCGCGACGCACGACTTCCTGCAGGCTTGGCGGGCGGACTGGGAACAGTCACTGCGGTTGCTGGGCAAATAACTAGCGCGCCAGCAGCCGGCGCAGCTGGGCGGCCTGATAGGCGCCGAACGTGTCGCTGAACAGGCAGCGGATCAGCGGGTCGTCGACTATGTCCGCCTCGGCCAGCGCCCGTTCGGCGGCCGCGTCGAACACCGTGTCATTGATGCGCAGGTACATCGACGTCAGCGATTCGCCATCCTCCAGCGCGGCGTACAGCTTCGCGGCGGGGATGTCGGTCGTCCAGCCCAGGCCACCCCCGCCCTCCTCGATCGTTGCCGTGCCGTCCGGCTCCAGGCGGTAGCGCCAGCGCGTTGCCTGTCCCGTGTGATCGTACAGCGACAACTGCCAGATGCGCGGCTTGTCGAAGTAGTCGGAGGCCGCCGGCACGTCGCCATATTTGCCCGGCAATTCCATCGTGCAGTATTCGACGACCCGGGCCAGTTGCGCCGCCGTCAGCGCCGCGAAGTGCTGCGCGATCTCCGCGGTCGGCGGCGCCGAGGCATGGCCTTCGCAGGCGTAATCGACGTCCTGCGGGCCCACCGGCACCACCCAGTCCAGCGGCTGCGCCGGACGCAGCGACGTGCCGTCCAGCCGCACCGCAACCGACGGATCGAGACGCACCACCTGCGTGCCCGGCAGCGCCGCCGTCACTTCGCGCGTGAAGTATGCATACGAGACGGGGAAGAAAGCCCGGTTGTACCACGACCACGGCTCCTGCACGAACTGGCACGAGCTGGGCACGACATAGCGGGGCGCCAGCGCCCGCAGCTGCGGCAGCCACTCTTCCGGCAACGCCGGCGGCGCGGGCGGCGCGCGCGATGGCGCCAGCACCTCGATCTCGCGCATCGTCTGGAAGGGCCACAGCACCATGTCCCACGGCCCCTCGCGCACCAGCTGCGCCAGGGTGCCGTCGTCGATCCACGAGTCGACCACATTGAGCACGTTCAGTCCCGCTGCCCGTACCTGGAACATCGAATCGACGTCGGCATCCATCGCTTCGCGTGGGGTCACCTGGAACGGCCCGACCGCGACCGGCTCGTTCAGCCGCAACGCC
Encoded proteins:
- a CDS encoding AraC family transcriptional regulator, yielding MTSPATPTFWRDAAVPFLEARAIDDGRHVCYARHAHETFSIGLITGGASEYVNGTTRRQVRAGSVVLMNPGDVHACNPLGDEPWAYRMFYVDCEWLGKLQQDLDGGASAAFRPYAAAASEDPALHAGLAAMYDTCVDRHADPLAKHGAAIAFFTSLHETLRPVAARAPAPADDQLRRAADYIGAHCMRALKLDEICAAAGLSPSHLIRSFKARYGMTPHAWLVNCRIQLCRRRLKAGEPIADVALAAGFADQAHLQRAFKLHVAATPGQYRASAPAATVRSRPAAAPSRG
- a CDS encoding MBL fold metallo-hydrolase; this translates as MSSASTSSTSLTVSRILHAGYVFECDGARIAFDTIFENPFSRNCHAFPDVRFDEAAIRRQRFDAVFISHFHDDHCSLESLDLLDRATPLYLYCLFDELFDMIRQLGFTSVQALRLNEPVAVGPFQVTPREAMDADVDSMFQVRAAGLNVLNVVDSWIDDGTLAQLVREGPWDMVLWPFQTMREIEVLAPSRAPPAPPALPEEWLPQLRALAPRYVVPSSCQFVQEPWSWYNRAFFPVSYAYFTREVTAALPGTQVVRLDPSVAVRLDGTSLRPAQPLDWVVPVGPQDVDYACEGHASAPPTAEIAQHFAALTAAQLARVVEYCTMELPGKYGDVPAASDYFDKPRIWQLSLYDHTGQATRWRYRLEPDGTATIEEGGGGLGWTTDIPAAKLYAALEDGESLTSMYLRINDTVFDAAAERALAEADIVDDPLIRCLFSDTFGAYQAAQLRRLLAR
- a CDS encoding LysE family translocator; this translates as MTTASLYLSMAAFALASSITPGPVNIVALSAGARHGLAASMRHVGGATVGFTLLLLLTGLGLYEVMLRWPQTIVAIRWAGIGFLCYLAWKLAIDDGRLSFDAAAGPSWLSGAAMQWFNPKAWLASVAGMGAYVADGDPVLVWRFAAIYFVVCYLSIACWAYAGAMLRGYLSDAARIRRFNRAMALLLAGSALWLLAR